A single window of Sneathiella limimaris DNA harbors:
- a CDS encoding MarR family winged helix-turn-helix transcriptional regulator yields MDYKDHRAGFIIADIARFRVRLFDRLLAPHGLTTSQAWVLAQLFVEDNLPQTEIARRMDVGTVTVGGLIGRLEERGFVERHVDKEDRRVKRVVLKEEAKPIGRIMTECGRQVNEMTFQDMSEEDAQAFMDTMLTIRQNLLEALEGDPYALKNATDILLEKEKS; encoded by the coding sequence ATGGATTACAAGGATCACCGAGCAGGCTTTATAATTGCCGATATTGCGCGGTTTCGAGTGCGACTGTTTGATCGACTATTGGCACCGCATGGTCTGACCACGTCTCAAGCCTGGGTCCTTGCCCAACTGTTTGTTGAAGACAACCTGCCGCAGACTGAAATCGCAAGGCGGATGGATGTGGGAACGGTGACAGTTGGTGGTCTGATCGGCCGTTTAGAGGAAAGAGGATTCGTCGAACGTCACGTGGATAAAGAAGACCGCCGGGTCAAACGGGTGGTCCTGAAAGAAGAGGCCAAACCCATTGGCCGCATCATGACCGAATGTGGTCGTCAGGTAAATGAGATGACTTTTCAGGATATGTCCGAGGAAGACGCCCAAGCCTTCATGGATACTATGCTGACCATACGGCAAAATCTCCTGGAAGCGCTGGAAGGGGATCCTTACGCCCTCAAAAACGCGACAGATATCCTTCTGGAAAAAGAAAAAAGCTAG
- a CDS encoding methyl-accepting chemotaxis protein: protein MSEDQANIIAQIAQRTGGLGVTAAEIAGQITEVHQRSEAQSGMISQLISEVEQMVSTNHNIGQTVEGTRQSTAAVAGDVQTSQKSIQDAVEGIYSLVSGVQNMETQLGSLSAALESVAKVAAGIEGIASQTNLLALNATIEAARAGEAGKGFAVVANEVKSLATETRKATEEISDTVKELTSQVNALKTESHTNTERAETVQQGTTSISDIFESLRSNLDQINTNVGDIATVADQNRSQCDTVARQMSELISGNEQTSQNLATADNQAQELLKVSEMLIEVIANSGHQTEDSPFIDKVKEVSAAITSEFEAALDAGQITMDDLFDENYMPIPGSDPEQVMTRFTEFTDRVLPPLQEPVLDFSPNVVFCAAVDRNAYLPTHNNKFSHPQKPGQSDWNAGNCRNRRIFDDRTGMAAAKNTNPILLQTYRRDMGGGNFVTMKDLSAPIMVKGRHWGGLRLAYKPAEN from the coding sequence ATGAGTGAAGATCAGGCTAACATTATTGCTCAGATCGCTCAGCGAACCGGTGGTCTTGGGGTGACGGCCGCTGAAATTGCAGGCCAGATTACAGAAGTGCATCAGCGCAGCGAAGCGCAGAGCGGCATGATCAGCCAGCTGATTTCAGAGGTGGAGCAAATGGTTTCCACCAATCACAATATCGGGCAGACAGTAGAAGGGACTCGTCAGTCGACAGCGGCTGTCGCGGGCGATGTCCAGACTTCGCAAAAGAGTATTCAGGATGCGGTTGAGGGTATTTATTCACTTGTCTCCGGTGTCCAGAACATGGAAACGCAGCTTGGCAGTTTAAGTGCGGCGCTTGAGAGCGTTGCCAAGGTTGCGGCTGGGATCGAAGGGATTGCTAGTCAGACAAACCTCCTTGCGCTGAATGCGACTATTGAGGCTGCCCGCGCTGGAGAAGCGGGCAAAGGATTTGCTGTTGTCGCCAACGAGGTCAAGAGCCTTGCAACGGAAACCCGCAAAGCGACCGAGGAAATTTCGGATACGGTTAAGGAACTGACCAGTCAGGTCAATGCCCTGAAGACGGAAAGTCATACCAACACAGAACGGGCGGAAACGGTTCAGCAGGGAACGACCAGTATTTCAGATATTTTTGAAAGCCTTCGAAGCAATCTCGACCAGATCAATACCAATGTGGGGGATATTGCGACGGTGGCAGATCAGAACCGGAGCCAGTGCGACACCGTCGCCCGGCAAATGTCGGAACTGATTTCAGGCAATGAGCAGACATCGCAAAATCTCGCAACTGCAGATAACCAGGCGCAGGAGCTTCTGAAAGTCAGCGAAATGCTGATCGAGGTGATCGCCAATAGTGGTCATCAAACAGAGGACAGTCCCTTTATTGATAAGGTCAAGGAAGTCTCTGCTGCTATCACCTCTGAGTTTGAGGCGGCGCTAGATGCTGGCCAAATCACGATGGATGATTTGTTCGACGAGAATTACATGCCAATCCCGGGTTCTGATCCCGAGCAGGTGATGACCCGCTTTACCGAGTTTACGGATCGGGTATTGCCGCCGTTACAGGAACCTGTTCTGGATTTCAGCCCGAACGTTGTTTTTTGTGCAGCGGTTGATCGGAACGCTTATTTGCCGACCCATAACAACAAATTCTCTCACCCTCAAAAACCGGGTCAGAGCGATTGGAACGCTGGTAACTGTCGTAATCGGCGGATCTTTGATGATCGGACAGGGATGGCGGCTGCCAAAAACACGAATCCCATCCTGCTGCAAACCTATCGGCGGGATATGGGGGGTGGCAATTTTGTCACGATGAAGGATCTTAGTGCGCCGATCATGGTCAAGGGTCGCCATTGGGGCGGGCTCCGGCTTGCTTATAAGCCCGCAGAAAACTAG
- a CDS encoding acetyl-CoA acetyltransferase: MASGIKDKVAILGMGCSKFGERWNDDAEDLIIEAFVEAIEDAGIDKSQIDAAWFGTAIEEQHVGKSAVPLSMALRLPNIPVTRVENYCASGSEALRGAVYAVASGAADIAMAVGVEKLKDTGYGGLPQRSRGSVNDLFWANASAPGSFAQLASAYAAKHKVSDKDLKRAMAHVSVKSHDNGSKNPKAHLRNKIDEDKVMNAPMIAEPLGLFDCCGVSDGAAVAIVASPEIAKSLGKKDLVTFKAMQLAASNGREAQHNSWDGSHFVTTRAAAKRAYQEAGITSPRDQISMFEVHDCFSITELVTMEDLFISEEGRAVNDIMDGFYDADGKIPCQIDGGLKCFGHPIGASGIRMLYEMYLQMYGRAGERQRKEDPVFGMTHNLGGFPHQNICSLTIVGKEGA, from the coding sequence ATGGCTTCAGGTATCAAGGATAAAGTCGCGATTTTGGGAATGGGATGTTCCAAATTCGGCGAGCGTTGGAACGATGATGCGGAAGATCTGATCATTGAGGCCTTTGTTGAGGCGATCGAGGATGCAGGCATTGACAAAAGCCAGATCGATGCGGCCTGGTTTGGCACCGCCATTGAAGAACAGCATGTGGGTAAATCCGCTGTGCCGCTCTCCATGGCCCTTCGCCTTCCCAACATTCCGGTAACTCGTGTTGAAAACTACTGCGCAAGTGGCTCAGAAGCCCTTCGGGGTGCGGTTTATGCCGTTGCCTCAGGTGCTGCTGATATTGCCATGGCAGTTGGCGTTGAAAAACTGAAAGACACTGGGTATGGCGGCCTGCCCCAGCGCAGCCGCGGATCGGTAAATGATCTGTTCTGGGCCAATGCCTCTGCCCCTGGCTCTTTCGCTCAGCTGGCATCCGCTTATGCAGCCAAGCATAAAGTCAGTGACAAGGACCTGAAACGGGCGATGGCTCATGTTTCTGTGAAAAGTCACGATAACGGATCCAAAAACCCGAAAGCCCATCTTCGCAACAAAATTGATGAAGACAAGGTGATGAACGCGCCAATGATCGCTGAACCGCTAGGTCTGTTCGACTGTTGCGGTGTGAGTGACGGGGCCGCGGTTGCCATCGTCGCTTCCCCAGAGATAGCCAAATCCCTTGGCAAAAAAGATCTGGTGACCTTCAAGGCTATGCAGCTTGCGGCTTCAAACGGTCGGGAAGCCCAGCATAACTCCTGGGATGGCAGTCACTTTGTGACAACACGGGCGGCTGCAAAACGCGCCTATCAGGAAGCTGGTATCACCAGCCCACGAGACCAGATCAGCATGTTTGAAGTGCATGACTGCTTTTCCATCACTGAACTCGTGACTATGGAAGATCTGTTCATTTCGGAAGAAGGCCGTGCGGTAAATGATATCATGGATGGCTTTTATGATGCAGACGGCAAGATCCCCTGCCAGATCGATGGGGGCCTGAAATGTTTTGGCCATCCGATCGGTGCGTCAGGTATCCGGATGCTTTATGAGATGTATCTGCAAATGTATGGCCGCGCTGGTGAACGTCAGCGCAAAGAAGATCCGGTCTTTGGCATGACCCATAATCTGGGCGGCTTTCCGCACCAGAATATCTGCTCATTGACCATCGTCGGAAAAGAAGGAGCGTAA
- a CDS encoding porin translates to MKKLILGTSALVAASTLAAAPTSAAEKIKLGLSGYLQTSFVVADYDSGDQLPTDIRHEGEVHFTGETTLDNGLTFGVNIQLEARTTGDQVDETYMYVEGSFGRINIGSENSASYLMHYASPSPVPAWGLNDPNAEAAGFTTPATSATEVSDADKITYFTPRFSGFQLGVSFTPDGDEETGTGASPYAVIKDEGAEDEAYSIGANYTGKFSGVALNASLGYDLITRTTSDDTDEISAGFNVGIAGFTFGAGYKYTDNDGGTDDLERQDLNLGVTYGQGPWEIGVQYAYVEEDDAADGELNAVVVGGNYVLGPGITAFGGVQFFDGDGSLEGSEGEDATIFFVGTALSF, encoded by the coding sequence ATGAAAAAACTGATTTTGGGTACAAGTGCACTTGTAGCCGCATCAACACTGGCAGCTGCCCCTACATCTGCCGCAGAAAAAATTAAGCTGGGCCTTAGCGGTTACCTGCAGACTTCTTTCGTTGTTGCAGATTACGACTCAGGTGATCAGCTTCCAACTGACATCCGTCACGAAGGTGAAGTTCACTTCACAGGTGAAACAACACTCGACAACGGTCTGACTTTCGGTGTTAACATCCAGCTGGAAGCACGTACAACTGGCGACCAGGTTGACGAAACTTACATGTATGTTGAAGGCTCTTTCGGCCGCATCAACATCGGTTCTGAAAACTCAGCTTCTTACCTGATGCATTATGCATCTCCATCACCAGTTCCTGCTTGGGGCCTGAACGATCCAAATGCTGAAGCTGCTGGTTTCACAACTCCTGCAACATCTGCAACAGAAGTTAGTGACGCAGACAAAATCACTTACTTCACACCACGCTTCTCCGGCTTCCAGCTCGGTGTATCTTTCACTCCAGACGGAGATGAAGAAACAGGCACAGGTGCATCACCTTACGCTGTTATCAAAGACGAAGGCGCTGAAGACGAAGCTTACTCAATCGGTGCTAACTACACAGGTAAATTCTCTGGTGTTGCTCTGAACGCATCACTGGGTTACGACCTGATCACACGCACAACTTCTGACGACACAGACGAAATCTCTGCTGGTTTCAACGTTGGTATTGCTGGCTTCACTTTCGGTGCGGGCTACAAATACACAGACAACGATGGTGGCACTGACGATCTGGAACGCCAAGACCTGAACCTGGGTGTTACATACGGCCAGGGTCCATGGGAAATCGGCGTACAGTACGCTTATGTTGAAGAAGACGATGCAGCTGACGGCGAACTGAACGCTGTTGTTGTTGGCGGTAACTACGTTCTCGGCCCAGGCATCACTGCATTCGGTGGTGTACAGTTCTTTGACGGTGACGGCTCTCTGGAAGGTTCTGAAGGCGAAGATGCAACAATCTTCTTCGTGGGTACAGCCCTCTCCTTCTAA
- a CDS encoding MarR family winged helix-turn-helix transcriptional regulator: MFDELSNRLFFRLYQTANTLQKVGAQALDTEQITTQQWSVLGALSREVASDGMSVTELCEYLRLSRQNITGVLSRMEERGLIDRKPSPVDQRIRVICMSKEGQRMWANITPLINSFYEEALEGFSTEDRISFAHYLHKLGEKLHQMDQRRK, encoded by the coding sequence ATGTTCGATGAATTAAGCAATAGATTGTTCTTTAGGCTGTATCAGACCGCCAATACGCTGCAAAAAGTTGGGGCGCAGGCACTGGATACGGAACAGATCACCACGCAACAATGGTCAGTCCTCGGCGCCCTCTCTCGGGAGGTGGCCAGTGATGGGATGAGCGTGACGGAACTGTGCGAATATTTGCGACTGAGCCGACAGAACATCACCGGCGTCCTGAGCCGGATGGAGGAGCGCGGCCTGATCGATCGAAAACCCTCGCCTGTGGATCAGCGCATTCGGGTTATCTGCATGAGCAAAGAAGGACAGCGCATGTGGGCGAACATCACTCCCCTGATCAACAGCTTCTATGAAGAAGCCTTGGAAGGCTTCTCGACAGAAGACCGGATTTCCTTCGCCCATTATCTTCACAAACTAGGTGAAAAGCTTCACCAGATGGATCAACGGCGAAAGTAA
- a CDS encoding 3-oxoacyl-[acyl-carrier-protein] synthase III C-terminal domain-containing protein, protein MEVGILAYGGYIPKSRLQREDIFKAHAWFNPGLKGLARGERSMANWDEDSVTMAVEAARDCLGEDDRTNISAVYMASTTFPFMDRQNAGIVADALNLPSSLQTLDFASSMRAGTAALNLALQAAGAASGPILVTGAERRNTKAGSALELTTGDGAASFLVGSGNVIAKLLGSHTESVDFVDHFRGEEAQYDYTWEERWIRDEGYMKIVPKAIEGALEKAGVKAEDISAFCFPVAARNVAAGLAKKVGISEGAVADNLQANCGEAGTAHALIMLAHALETAAPGDKILVASFGQGCDALILEATDAITSLPKRAGVGGSLAAGRKTCNYHRFLAFHQGLDMDLGIRAEVDKNTGLTTHYRNRYMAQRMVGGECSKCGTVQFPKSNMCVNENCGAIGTQEDHPFAEKTATLNSYTADRLTFSPDPPAYYGMIQFEGGGRLMSDFTDIFPDDDLHVGMELKMVFRVKDFDHKRGFRRYFWKAVPVDATGGE, encoded by the coding sequence GTGGAAGTCGGAATTCTAGCTTATGGCGGATACATTCCCAAAAGCAGACTGCAAAGAGAAGATATCTTCAAGGCACATGCCTGGTTCAATCCTGGATTGAAAGGCCTGGCTCGCGGAGAACGCTCTATGGCCAACTGGGATGAGGATAGTGTTACTATGGCTGTTGAAGCCGCCAGGGACTGCCTCGGTGAAGATGATCGCACCAATATCAGCGCGGTCTATATGGCCTCAACCACCTTTCCGTTCATGGATCGGCAAAATGCCGGCATCGTTGCTGATGCCCTGAACCTGCCAAGCAGCCTTCAAACCCTTGACTTTGCCTCCTCCATGCGGGCAGGGACAGCTGCTCTGAATTTGGCGCTGCAGGCCGCAGGTGCGGCAAGTGGGCCAATCCTGGTAACCGGTGCAGAGCGCCGCAACACCAAAGCCGGTAGCGCGCTCGAGCTCACAACTGGTGACGGCGCAGCTTCTTTCCTTGTCGGCTCAGGCAACGTCATCGCCAAACTTCTCGGCAGCCATACAGAGTCCGTCGATTTCGTGGATCACTTCCGCGGCGAAGAAGCGCAGTATGACTATACCTGGGAAGAACGGTGGATCCGTGATGAGGGCTACATGAAGATCGTGCCAAAAGCGATCGAAGGTGCCCTTGAAAAAGCGGGTGTGAAGGCAGAAGACATTTCCGCTTTCTGTTTTCCGGTTGCCGCGCGAAACGTCGCCGCAGGCCTTGCCAAAAAAGTAGGGATTTCAGAAGGCGCTGTTGCCGATAATCTGCAAGCCAATTGCGGCGAAGCAGGAACGGCTCATGCTCTGATCATGTTGGCCCATGCCCTTGAAACGGCAGCACCCGGAGACAAAATCCTGGTCGCCAGTTTCGGTCAGGGGTGCGATGCGCTTATTCTGGAAGCGACCGATGCGATCACCTCCCTCCCCAAACGGGCTGGCGTTGGTGGTTCCTTGGCTGCAGGCCGGAAAACCTGCAATTATCACCGTTTCCTTGCCTTCCATCAGGGTCTGGATATGGATCTTGGCATCCGGGCCGAAGTGGATAAAAACACAGGTCTCACGACCCATTACCGTAATCGCTACATGGCGCAGCGCATGGTGGGCGGCGAATGTAGCAAATGCGGAACGGTCCAGTTCCCGAAAAGCAATATGTGCGTCAATGAAAACTGCGGCGCCATCGGCACTCAGGAAGACCACCCGTTTGCGGAAAAAACGGCAACCCTTAACTCCTACACCGCTGACCGTCTCACCTTCTCTCCCGATCCACCAGCTTATTATGGTATGATTCAGTTTGAAGGCGGCGGCCGTCTGATGAGCGATTTCACCGACATATTCCCGGATGATGATCTTCATGTGGGAATGGAACTCAAAATGGTCTTCCGCGTGAAAGACTTTGATCATAAACGCGGTTTCCGCCGCTATTTTTGGAAAGCCGTCCCCGTGGACGCAACCGGAGGAGAATAA
- a CDS encoding acyl-CoA dehydrogenase family protein — protein MQFQLDEDQKNIVAAARQFATEKLAPGYQERDQSGQFSKDLCQEMGQLGLIAPEQSEEYGGSGVTYLTSGLIMEAIAAADFNMAYVQLLGSLNSQILTRYADKEIAKIWTPKICEGKVVLGVALTEPGGGSDAANLQLKAKKVDGGYELSGEKASISMSDQADIMIVFARTGEKDARAKGVSAFLVEMNSAGITTGRYDDLGQRCIGRGSIFFDQVFVPEQNRLGDENRAFSQVMEGFDFSRALIGLQCLAVAEASLKESWKYVQERVAFGKPIAENQGVVFPLAEAETQLEAAKLLCYKALWLKDNGLPHTSEAAMCKWWPPKLAFEIVHQCLLTHGHGGYGRDYPFEQRLRDVLGLQIGDGTAQIMKMIIARQKLGENQ, from the coding sequence ATGCAGTTCCAGCTGGATGAGGACCAAAAAAATATCGTCGCAGCTGCTCGGCAGTTTGCGACTGAAAAACTGGCGCCTGGGTATCAGGAGCGGGATCAAAGCGGTCAATTTTCAAAGGACTTGTGTCAGGAGATGGGACAGCTTGGCCTGATCGCACCCGAGCAGTCAGAGGAATATGGCGGTAGCGGGGTCACCTACCTGACAAGTGGACTGATCATGGAGGCGATTGCTGCCGCTGATTTCAATATGGCCTATGTGCAGCTGCTGGGCTCTTTGAATTCCCAAATCCTCACCCGCTACGCGGACAAGGAAATTGCCAAGATCTGGACCCCCAAGATCTGTGAAGGTAAGGTCGTTCTGGGAGTTGCCCTGACCGAGCCGGGCGGTGGATCAGATGCTGCCAATCTGCAACTGAAGGCCAAGAAAGTCGATGGTGGTTATGAGCTGAGCGGCGAGAAGGCCTCTATTTCCATGTCAGATCAGGCGGACATTATGATTGTCTTCGCCCGTACTGGTGAAAAGGATGCCCGCGCCAAAGGTGTGAGTGCGTTTCTGGTGGAGATGAACTCAGCCGGGATCACAACGGGACGGTATGATGATCTGGGCCAGCGTTGCATCGGGCGGGGATCTATCTTCTTTGATCAGGTATTTGTGCCCGAGCAAAACCGCCTTGGCGATGAGAACCGGGCCTTTTCACAAGTGATGGAAGGCTTTGATTTCAGCCGGGCGCTGATCGGTCTTCAGTGTCTGGCGGTTGCCGAAGCATCCTTGAAGGAAAGCTGGAAATATGTGCAGGAGCGGGTCGCGTTCGGTAAGCCGATTGCGGAAAATCAGGGGGTTGTCTTTCCGCTCGCCGAAGCGGAAACCCAGCTCGAGGCTGCAAAGCTGCTCTGTTACAAGGCGCTTTGGCTGAAGGATAATGGCCTGCCCCACACAAGCGAGGCCGCCATGTGCAAATGGTGGCCGCCGAAACTGGCGTTTGAAATTGTCCATCAGTGCCTGCTGACCCATGGACATGGCGGATATGGTCGTGACTACCCGTTTGAACAGCGGCTTCGGGATGTGCTCGGTCTGCAGATCGGCGATGGCACAGCCCAGATAATGAAAATGATAATTGCGAGACAGAAGTTGGGAGAAAACCAATGA